A genomic region of Ignavibacteria bacterium contains the following coding sequences:
- a CDS encoding bifunctional riboflavin kinase/FAD synthetase, whose amino-acid sequence MNVYYDINEINKDKNTILTVGTFDGVHLGHQKIINEMIYQSVENNCRNLVITFDPHPQIVLSKENSIRILTTLDEKLEYLNYLAVQNVLVINFTKEFSQLDFRAFVEDYLVNKIGLHTVVVGTDHHFGKNREGNPEILTELGRAFDFNVVKVEPLILDGQKISSTRIRKALMNGNVKFANEMLGKKYVLKGKVVKGNQRGATIGFPTANIEVNSKDKLIPARGVYFVEVDLVEKSFYGMMNIGYRPTFNNTSELMLEVHIFYFDGNIYDEPITIRFIERLRDEKKFNTIEELKSQLQFDKQECFKRIDELHSIK is encoded by the coding sequence ATGAATGTCTATTACGATATAAATGAAATAAATAAAGATAAGAATACGATTTTGACGGTTGGTACTTTTGATGGTGTTCATCTTGGACATCAAAAAATTATTAATGAAATGATTTATCAATCAGTTGAGAACAATTGCAGGAATTTAGTAATCACTTTCGACCCGCATCCACAAATTGTTCTTTCAAAAGAAAATTCTATCAGGATATTAACAACTCTTGATGAAAAATTAGAATACTTGAATTATCTGGCTGTGCAGAATGTCCTGGTAATCAATTTCACAAAAGAATTTTCTCAATTAGACTTCAGGGCATTTGTTGAAGATTATCTTGTGAATAAAATTGGATTACATACGGTTGTTGTAGGAACTGATCATCACTTTGGAAAAAATCGTGAAGGCAATCCAGAAATTTTAACTGAGCTCGGACGAGCTTTTGACTTCAATGTTGTAAAAGTTGAGCCATTGATTTTAGACGGTCAAAAAATTAGCAGTACACGAATTCGAAAAGCACTGATGAATGGAAATGTCAAATTTGCTAATGAGATGCTTGGCAAAAAGTATGTTTTGAAGGGTAAAGTCGTAAAAGGTAATCAAAGAGGGGCAACCATTGGATTCCCAACTGCTAATATTGAAGTTAATAGTAAAGATAAATTAATTCCTGCTCGTGGTGTCTATTTTGTTGAAGTTGATCTGGTTGAAAAAAGTTTCTATGGAATGATGAACATTGGTTATAGACCTACTTTCAATAATACGAGTGAACTTATGCTTGAAGTTCATATTTTTTATTTTGATGGGAATATATATGATGAACCAATTACCATTCGTTTTATTGAAAGATTAAGGGATGAAAAGAAATTTAATACTATTGAAGAGTTAAAAAGTCAACTTCAATTTGATAAACAGGAGTGTTTCAAACGAATTGATGAACTACACTCAATTAAGTAA
- the truB gene encoding tRNA pseudouridine(55) synthase TruB — MITKKTIDLDGVNFNEGAVILINKPEGWTSFKVVDKVRRILKIKKVGHAGTLDPKATGLLILCTGKLTKNIEEFQNQIKEYRGKIYFGKTTPTMDMESIEQASEEKDISYLNIDLIREKAKEFIGEIEQVPPSYSAIWVDGKRAYELARKGKDFNLKPRKVQVFKFEILNFNPPIAEFEVVCSKGTYIRSLANDLGQKLGCGAFLYQLERTKIGNFSVDDALNISELQNLIQKSLN; from the coding sequence ATGATAACGAAGAAAACAATTGATTTAGATGGTGTGAATTTTAATGAAGGCGCTGTTATCCTTATAAATAAACCCGAAGGCTGGACATCGTTTAAAGTTGTTGATAAAGTTAGAAGAATCTTAAAAATTAAAAAGGTCGGACACGCCGGAACTCTCGACCCAAAGGCAACGGGACTTTTAATTTTATGCACGGGTAAATTGACAAAAAATATTGAAGAGTTTCAGAATCAGATTAAAGAGTATCGAGGTAAAATTTATTTTGGCAAAACCACACCAACTATGGATATGGAATCGATAGAACAGGCGAGTGAAGAAAAAGACATCTCTTATCTTAATATTGATCTTATTCGAGAAAAAGCAAAAGAATTTATTGGAGAAATTGAACAGGTTCCGCCGAGTTATTCTGCCATCTGGGTTGATGGCAAAAGAGCATACGAACTGGCAAGGAAAGGCAAGGATTTTAATCTTAAACCAAGAAAAGTTCAGGTTTTTAAATTTGAAATTTTGAATTTTAATCCGCCCATTGCAGAATTTGAAGTTGTTTGTTCAAAGGGGACTTATATCCGTTCTCTTGCAAATGATCTTGGTCAGAAACTCGGATGCGGTGCATTCTTGTATCAGCTCGAAAGAACCAAAATTGGTAATTTTAGTGTTGATGATGCATTGAATATAAGTGAATTACAAAATCTAATTCAAAAGAGTTTGAATTAA
- the rbfA gene encoding 30S ribosome-binding factor RbfA, with protein sequence MSVRTEKVAELIKKELSMILLRETNDPALGFVTITSVKVSGDLQNAKVYISIFDQEKRKITLERLNHAKGHFRSKLAGRIKIRRVPELSFFYDDTLDYVDNINRLIKKIHENDNEENN encoded by the coding sequence ATGTCGGTAAGAACTGAAAAAGTTGCTGAACTTATTAAAAAAGAATTAAGTATGATTTTACTGCGGGAAACAAATGACCCCGCTCTTGGATTTGTGACTATTACTTCAGTTAAAGTTTCGGGTGATTTGCAAAATGCAAAGGTATACATTTCCATCTTTGATCAAGAAAAACGAAAAATTACTCTTGAAAGATTAAATCACGCGAAAGGACATTTTCGTTCTAAACTTGCTGGAAGAATTAAAATTAGAAGAGTACCTGAACTCTCTTTCTTCTATGACGATACACTTGATTATGTTGATAATATTAACCGATTGATTAAGAAAATTCATGAAAATGATAACGAAGAAAACAATTGA
- the infB gene encoding translation initiation factor IF-2 — protein sequence MSEQVPKKYQLFKVASELNVGVERLIEFCKKDLGLDVKSPASKIDEDAYQKILQKFKKEKQSAEAKDKKLAELKVKKDDKTQKPKEKKPDGFTIRTKKKVEEPEIEKEKIEEPAIEQIEVEEKPVIESELVQPIAQTEKLEPQEISTSEEIKTEQLQQVQETIEKAVEVTQQTTKSEEKEPPKEVIEKKEETERAHTTLDELKTQRKGPKIIGKVSITEPEEGEIPEEKVAQEVIPAEKEEKSDGKKKKPKKPKKKQLREQLKKKSVVEEEPAKAKKAKKSKIKNIDEKEIEISIRKTLEAMDESSLSLRAALRKKKKKERLEEMKKQEEILEKEKTILKVSEFVTVGELANLINVPASEIIKKLFSYGIVATINQRLEKDTIQLVADDFGYSVEFQDEAITTVIDDEPDPPETLKPRPPIVTIMGHVDHGKTSLLDYIRNTQVVAGEAGGITQHIGAYKVELPDGKQITFIDTPGHEAFTAMRARGAKVTDIVVLVVAADDAVMPQTVEAINHAQAAGVPIIVAINKIDKPTANPERIRQQLAEKNVLVEEYGGRYQSVEISAKTGKNVDLLLEKILIEAELLDLKANPNRKARGYVLEVKLEKGRGIVANVLILKGTLRINDPFVAGVGFGRVRAMFDERMNRINEAPPSTPVQILGFDEMPQAGDEFVCVESEKIAREIANKRMQIKREQELRAVRHITLEDISKSAKLGQIKDLRLIVKGDVDGSVEALSDSLLKLSNDEVKIHVIHKGVGAITETDVNLALASEAIIIGFHVRPNLEARKLVEKEKVEIKTYDIIYDAINEIKSAIAGMLEPEISEEITATVEVRDVFKISGVGTVAGCFVKDGKIQRNNKVRVVRNGITIFTGDIESLKRFKDDVREVEANKECGIKIANFNDIKVGDIIEAFKIVEKQRTLENVGKN from the coding sequence ATGTCTGAACAAGTACCAAAAAAATATCAGCTTTTTAAGGTAGCTTCTGAGCTTAATGTCGGCGTTGAACGACTAATTGAATTTTGTAAGAAAGATTTAGGACTTGATGTAAAGTCTCCTGCCTCTAAAATTGATGAGGATGCTTATCAAAAAATTCTCCAAAAATTCAAAAAAGAAAAACAGTCTGCTGAAGCAAAAGATAAAAAGCTTGCTGAGCTAAAAGTTAAGAAAGATGATAAAACTCAAAAACCAAAAGAGAAGAAACCAGATGGTTTCACTATAAGAACTAAGAAGAAGGTTGAAGAACCTGAAATTGAAAAAGAAAAAATTGAAGAACCTGCTATAGAACAAATAGAGGTAGAAGAGAAACCTGTCATTGAATCTGAATTAGTTCAACCAATAGCTCAAACAGAAAAATTAGAACCTCAAGAAATTTCAACCAGCGAAGAAATTAAAACAGAACAATTACAACAAGTTCAAGAAACAATAGAGAAAGCTGTAGAAGTTACTCAGCAGACAACTAAATCAGAAGAAAAAGAACCGCCAAAAGAAGTAATTGAGAAAAAAGAAGAAACTGAAAGGGCTCATACTACTCTGGATGAATTAAAGACTCAAAGAAAAGGTCCAAAGATAATCGGCAAAGTTTCCATAACTGAACCCGAAGAAGGTGAAATACCAGAGGAAAAAGTAGCTCAGGAAGTTATACCAGCAGAAAAAGAAGAAAAGTCGGATGGCAAAAAGAAGAAACCGAAGAAGCCAAAGAAAAAACAACTCAGAGAACAACTAAAGAAAAAATCGGTTGTTGAAGAAGAACCTGCTAAAGCAAAGAAGGCTAAAAAAAGTAAAATTAAAAATATTGATGAGAAAGAGATTGAAATAAGCATTCGTAAAACTCTTGAAGCTATGGATGAGTCGTCTCTTTCACTCAGAGCTGCTCTAAGAAAAAAGAAAAAGAAAGAACGACTCGAAGAGATGAAAAAGCAGGAAGAGATTTTAGAAAAAGAAAAGACAATTTTAAAAGTTTCTGAATTTGTAACTGTCGGTGAACTGGCTAATTTAATTAATGTCCCAGCATCAGAGATTATTAAAAAGCTTTTCAGTTATGGAATTGTCGCAACAATTAACCAGCGCCTTGAAAAAGATACAATTCAATTAGTAGCAGATGATTTCGGATACAGTGTCGAATTTCAAGATGAAGCAATAACCACGGTAATTGATGATGAACCCGATCCGCCAGAAACATTAAAACCAAGACCGCCAATTGTTACAATAATGGGTCATGTTGACCATGGTAAAACATCTTTGCTCGATTATATAAGAAATACTCAAGTTGTTGCTGGTGAAGCTGGCGGAATTACTCAGCACATTGGTGCTTATAAAGTTGAACTTCCAGATGGAAAACAAATTACATTTATCGATACACCTGGTCACGAAGCATTTACTGCAATGCGCGCTCGAGGTGCAAAAGTAACAGATATTGTTGTATTGGTTGTAGCAGCTGATGATGCAGTAATGCCTCAAACTGTTGAAGCAATTAATCACGCTCAAGCTGCTGGTGTTCCAATTATCGTTGCAATAAATAAAATTGATAAACCGACAGCAAACCCCGAGAGAATTCGACAACAATTAGCTGAAAAGAATGTTTTGGTTGAAGAGTATGGCGGTAGATATCAATCGGTTGAAATTTCAGCTAAAACCGGTAAAAACGTTGACCTGTTACTTGAAAAAATTTTGATCGAAGCTGAATTACTAGACTTAAAAGCAAATCCAAATCGTAAAGCTCGAGGTTATGTTTTAGAAGTTAAACTCGAAAAAGGACGAGGAATTGTAGCCAATGTTTTGATATTGAAAGGAACATTAAGAATTAACGATCCATTTGTTGCTGGAGTAGGTTTCGGCCGCGTTCGTGCAATGTTTGATGAACGAATGAATCGAATAAACGAAGCGCCTCCTTCAACTCCAGTCCAGATCCTTGGTTTCGATGAAATGCCTCAAGCTGGAGATGAATTTGTTTGTGTAGAATCAGAAAAAATAGCCCGAGAGATCGCAAATAAACGAATGCAAATTAAACGTGAGCAGGAACTAAGAGCTGTTCGACATATTACACTTGAAGATATTTCCAAGAGCGCAAAACTTGGACAGATTAAAGATCTTAGACTGATTGTCAAAGGTGATGTGGATGGTTCAGTTGAAGCTCTCTCAGATTCTTTGCTTAAACTTTCCAATGATGAAGTTAAAATTCATGTAATTCATAAAGGTGTAGGAGCAATCACAGAGACAGATGTAAATCTTGCCCTTGCATCTGAAGCAATTATAATTGGTTTTCATGTCCGCCCAAATCTTGAAGCAAGAAAATTAGTTGAAAAAGAAAAAGTTGAAATTAAAACTTATGACATTATCTATGATGCAATTAATGAAATTAAGAGCGCTATTGCTGGAATGCTCGAACCTGAAATAAGTGAAGAAATAACTGCAACCGTTGAAGTGCGGGATGTCTTCAAAATCTCAGGTGTTGGAACTGTTGCTGGTTGTTTTGTTAAGGATGGAAAAATTCAAAGAAATAATAAAGTACGTGTCGTAAGAAACGGAATTACTATTTTCACAGGCGATATCGAAAGCTTGAAACGTTTCAAAGACGATGTGAGAGAAGTTGAAGCTAACAAGGAATGCGGTATTAAAATCGCAAACTTCAACGATATTAAAGTAGGCGATATAATCGAAGCGTTTAAGATTGTAGAAAAACAGAGAACATTAGAAAATGTCGGTAAGAACTGA
- the nusA gene encoding transcription termination factor NusA, translating into MSQEIVEAFTQLVKGKGVDKDILVGIFEEVFAALLRKKFGDKAQFEIIVNLERGEIQIFLEKEIVEKVKDPKTQISLEEVRKKTDEDFEIGDIYPEEIDVSQFGKFFDRRLINQAKQLFNQKLREIEKEIIYKEYSQKIGDIVVGDIYQLRKDEILVNHNKNELILPREEQIPKEKYRKGDVIRAVVKEVIKDKKGPKIIISRADNMFLARLFEMEIPEIFDGVVEIKAIAREPGERAKVAVISNDERIDPVGACVGMKGVRIHSIVKELNNENIDVIPWYDDKEQFLKRAFYPAKIKKVEIDEANKKIFVWADADQVSMIVGKGGQNVRLIGKLIGMDIEVIRVEKPIEEYEIDIELIDFKEELGQEVYEKLINAGYDTAVDVLKAGKEKIKEIEGFDDEKVEEIFTILKEGFEEET; encoded by the coding sequence ATGAGTCAAGAAATTGTTGAAGCCTTTACGCAGTTGGTAAAAGGGAAAGGTGTTGATAAAGATATTCTGGTAGGAATTTTCGAAGAAGTCTTTGCCGCATTGTTACGAAAAAAATTTGGTGATAAGGCTCAATTTGAAATTATTGTGAACCTCGAGAGAGGCGAAATACAGATCTTTCTCGAAAAAGAGATTGTAGAAAAAGTTAAAGATCCAAAGACTCAAATATCGCTGGAAGAAGTTAGAAAAAAGACTGATGAAGATTTTGAAATTGGTGATATTTATCCCGAAGAAATTGATGTGTCTCAGTTTGGTAAATTTTTCGATAGAAGGTTAATCAATCAGGCAAAACAATTATTTAATCAGAAACTGAGAGAAATAGAGAAAGAAATCATTTATAAAGAATATTCGCAGAAAATTGGGGACATTGTTGTCGGTGATATTTATCAACTTCGAAAAGATGAGATTTTAGTCAATCACAATAAGAATGAATTGATTTTGCCAAGGGAAGAACAAATTCCAAAAGAAAAATATCGTAAAGGCGACGTAATTCGTGCGGTTGTAAAAGAGGTTATTAAAGATAAGAAAGGTCCAAAGATCATTATCTCCCGTGCTGATAATATGTTTTTAGCTCGTCTGTTTGAAATGGAAATTCCAGAGATCTTCGATGGAGTTGTTGAAATTAAAGCTATAGCTCGTGAACCAGGTGAAAGAGCAAAAGTAGCAGTGATTTCTAACGATGAAAGAATTGATCCAGTTGGTGCCTGTGTCGGAATGAAAGGCGTTAGAATTCATTCAATTGTAAAAGAATTAAATAATGAAAATATAGATGTAATTCCCTGGTACGACGACAAAGAGCAATTCTTAAAGAGAGCATTTTATCCTGCTAAAATCAAAAAAGTTGAAATTGATGAAGCCAACAAAAAAATATTTGTTTGGGCAGATGCTGATCAGGTTTCTATGATTGTTGGTAAGGGCGGGCAGAATGTTAGATTAATTGGAAAGTTAATTGGAATGGATATCGAAGTTATTCGTGTTGAAAAACCAATTGAAGAATATGAAATTGATATCGAACTCATTGACTTCAAAGAAGAGCTTGGACAGGAAGTTTATGAAAAATTGATTAATGCTGGTTATGATACTGCTGTAGATGTTCTGAAAGCAGGTAAAGAAAAAATTAAAGAGATTGAAGGTTTTGATGATGAAAAAGTTGAAGAAATTTTCACTATCTTGAAAGAAGGATTTGAAGAAGAAACTTAA